In Sphingobacteriales bacterium, the sequence CCCCCTGATCCTCGTCATGGAAAATATTGAAAAACCCGGAAACATAGGGGCAGTTTTGCGTACCTGTGATGCTGCCGGTGTTGATGCCGTTTTAATTGCCGGAAATCAGACCGATCTTTACAATCCAAATGTCATCAGAGCGAGTTTGGGAACAGTGTTTACCAACAGGATTGGCCTTTGTGAAACGCGGACAGCCATTGATTTTTTATCTTCAAAAGGCATAGAAATTTTTATTACAACCCCCGCTGCTGACAAACCCTATACTTCTGCCAGTTACCGGCTCCCTTCTGCCATTGTGATGGGTTCAGAGGCCTATGGTGTTTCTGATAAGTGGTTTAAAACCAACTTTCATCGAATCCTCATTCCCATGTACGGAAAGGCAGATTCTTTAAATATTTCCGTTTCGGCTGCCATTGTTTTGTATGAGGCTGTGAGGCAGCGAAAACTTGTATGATGGATGAAACCGGAAAGTCATAGCATGAATTTCAGCTCTGTTAAAGTTTTATACTGTAAATTATCTCTGCTTCTGTCTTTTTAATGATACTGATTTCTTTGCCTGTATTCCGTATAAATATTTTGCTTAATTTCCGATAAAAGCCTGATTTTTGCAGGCCTCAGGATTTTGTTATGGGTACGATTAAAAAGATTACCATCATAGGTGCAGGATGCCTGGGTAAAGCCCTTGTCCGGCAACTGCACATAAAAGGTTTTCAGATACATGAAATTGTTTCCCGGAAAAAGGAAGAAGTGGAGAGCTTGTGCCAACTGACTGGCGCCACTGCCAATTTTGGTGATTATGACTCCGTTTTACCCGATGCCGATCTATACATTGTTTCAGTAAAAGACGATGCTGTTTTTGAAATTCGTAAAAAACTGAAAATCAAAGATAAATTAGTGGTTCATACCTCCGGAACCCTGCCTTTTGATGCCCTGAAAAAATGCAGTTCACAGTTTGGCATTTTTTACCCGCTTCAGACTTTCAGTAAAAACAGAATGCCCGATTTTGAAGAAATACCTTTTTTTGTCTGGGCTTCTTCCTCAGCTTCCCTGTTGGATCTGTATGATGTGGCTGCTGCACTGAGCAAAAAGGTCTTTACTGCCAAAGAGGATAAACTTAAAACCATCCACCTGGCGGCTGTTTTTGCTTCCAATTTTACCAACCACCTGCTGAAAATTTCCAAAGATATTCTTGAAGAAAATGAAATTGATTTTCAAATACTTAAGCCATTAGTCGAAGAGACTTTCAAAAAGGCATTCGAGTTGAGCCCTGAAGATGCTCAGACGGGCCCTGCCAAAAGAGGGGATTGCACGACTACTGATAAACATAAAAGCATGCTGAAAAGAGATGACTGGCGGGCACTTTATGTGTTGTTCTCGGGGATGATACGCGAGGAATATGCTGATAAAAAAAAGGATTAATGAAACTTAAACAACTGCTCAGAGATATTTTTTCCCTCATCAGAATCAAAAACCTTCTGATTATTGCCTTTACGCAGTGTGTTGCCTATTATTCGCTGATTATTCACGGGCATATTGAGTATTACAATTCTCATTTTATCAGCCTGATGATAGGTACGGTTTTAATTGCCGCTGCAGGCTATCTGATAAATGATTATTTTGATGTGGAATCGGATATGGTTAACCGCCCCGAAAAAGTGCTTATCGGTAAAAGATTTAGCCAAATATCGGTTCTTATTGCTTATGTCTTACTGAATCTGGCTGCTCTCATCACCGGGGCATTTACCAATCTGCTCGTATGGTTTACCTTTTCCATCACGATATTAGCCTTGTTTTTTTATAGTTATTCGCTGAAAAAAATACCTTTGGTGGGCAATCTGCTCGTGGCTGCCCTGATGGCAATGACGCTGGTGGTGCTTTGGTTTTTTCAGGCTGGAGTCGATAAGGTTTCTTTCATTTTCTTTGTCTTGTTTGCTTTTCTCAGCGGCCTTTTCCGTGAAATACTCAAAGATGCGGAAGATATGGAAGGCGACAAGGCTGCAGGTTACCTCACTTTTCCGGTTCGCTTCGGTTATGGGCTTACCGAATTTCTCTTGTTTTCTATCTTATTCATTTTCATTATTTTTCTGATAATATACTCGTGGTCAATGTGGCTTGAACATCGCTGGTGGATTTCGGCTTATCTGCTCGTAACTGTGATTTCTCCGGCTGCTTATATGCTCCCGAAAATTTTTAAAAGTGAATCAATCACTGAAATTGAAAAACTGACCAAACTGGCTAAATTGATAATGATTACCGGTACTTTGTCGATGTTACTTCTACTGATATGAAATTAATTCTCGTTTCACAATCGCCCCGCAGAAAAGAACTCCTCGAAATGGCCGGATACCGTTTTGAGGTATTTGTTCCTGATATTGATGAAGATGGCTTTGACCACGATAATTACGAAGAACTGCCTGTATTGCTTGCCCGGCAAAAAGCTGCCGTGGCGGCTGATGTTTTTCCTTCGGATGTACTGATAGCTGCTGATACGATTGTGGTCTTAAACGGGGAAATTATCGGGAAACCCGGGGATGAAAGCGAAGCTTTCCGGATGCTTAAAAAATTGTCCGGAAATACCCATACCGTTGTCACGGGCGTTTGTGTGAGAAAGGGTGATACCTGTGTCGGTTTTAACGACCTGAGTCTGGTTACATTCAAAGAGCTGAGCGATGATGAAATCAACTTTTATATCCGCAATTATCATCCTTTCGATAAGGCTGGGAGTTACGGCTGCCAGGACTTTATCGGATTAATCGGCATTGAACGGATTGAAGGTTCGTTTTATAATGTCATGGGATTGCCTGTGCATAAAGTTTATCCGGTGCTGAAAGAGTTCGGGATTTTGCCTGAATGAGGGGGATTTTCACCACGGAGGAATTTTTCACCACAGAGGCACAGAGAGCACAGAGGGCACGGAGGAATTTTTCACCACGGAGACACAGAGGCACGGTGTTTT encodes:
- a CDS encoding RNA methyltransferase — encoded protein: PLILVMENIEKPGNIGAVLRTCDAAGVDAVLIAGNQTDLYNPNVIRASLGTVFTNRIGLCETRTAIDFLSSKGIEIFITTPAADKPYTSASYRLPSAIVMGSEAYGVSDKWFKTNFHRILIPMYGKADSLNISVSAAIVLYEAVRQRKLV
- a CDS encoding DUF2520 domain-containing protein, whose product is MGTIKKITIIGAGCLGKALVRQLHIKGFQIHEIVSRKKEEVESLCQLTGATANFGDYDSVLPDADLYIVSVKDDAVFEIRKKLKIKDKLVVHTSGTLPFDALKKCSSQFGIFYPLQTFSKNRMPDFEEIPFFVWASSSASLLDLYDVAAALSKKVFTAKEDKLKTIHLAAVFASNFTNHLLKISKDILEENEIDFQILKPLVEETFKKAFELSPEDAQTGPAKRGDCTTTDKHKSMLKRDDWRALYVLFSGMIREEYADKKKD
- a CDS encoding UbiA family prenyltransferase, with product MKLKQLLRDIFSLIRIKNLLIIAFTQCVAYYSLIIHGHIEYYNSHFISLMIGTVLIAAAGYLINDYFDVESDMVNRPEKVLIGKRFSQISVLIAYVLLNLAALITGAFTNLLVWFTFSITILALFFYSYSLKKIPLVGNLLVAALMAMTLVVLWFFQAGVDKVSFIFFVLFAFLSGLFREILKDAEDMEGDKAAGYLTFPVRFGYGLTEFLLFSILFIFIIFLIIYSWSMWLEHRWWISAYLLVTVISPAAYMLPKIFKSESITEIEKLTKLAKLIMITGTLSMLLLLI
- the maf gene encoding septum formation protein Maf — protein: MKLILVSQSPRRKELLEMAGYRFEVFVPDIDEDGFDHDNYEELPVLLARQKAAVAADVFPSDVLIAADTIVVLNGEIIGKPGDESEAFRMLKKLSGNTHTVVTGVCVRKGDTCVGFNDLSLVTFKELSDDEINFYIRNYHPFDKAGSYGCQDFIGLIGIERIEGSFYNVMGLPVHKVYPVLKEFGILPE